From a single Microvirgula aerodenitrificans DSM 15089 genomic region:
- a CDS encoding transposase domain-containing protein: protein NNWVENQIRPWAVGRSNWLFAGSLRGGQRAAAIMSLIQSARLNGHDPYAYLRDVLTRLPSWKQSRIAELLPHRWSAEE from the coding sequence AACAACTGGGTCGAGAACCAGATCCGGCCGTGGGCGGTCGGGCGGTCGAACTGGCTGTTCGCAGGCTCGCTGCGCGGCGGCCAACGAGCGGCCGCAATCATGAGCCTGATCCAGTCGGCCCGGCTGAACGGGCATGACCCGTATGCGTATTTGCGGGATGTGCTCACGCGCCTGCCGAGCTGGAAGCAGAGTCGGATAGCGGAACTGCTGCCGCATCGGTGGTCGGCCGAGGAATGA